Part of the Wolbachia endosymbiont of Diaphorina citri genome is shown below.
AAGCATTACTATGAAAGGTATCATGGAGTATATTACACGAAACATGCCATTAAATCTGCAGCTGAGCTTTCACACAAGTATATTACTGGGCGAATATTACCTGATAAAGCAGTTGATGTTATAGATGAAGCAGGGGCATATTGTAAGTTACAAAAAAACAGGCGAAAAATTATAAACAGTAGAGACATTAAGAGTACTATCGCTAGGATTACAAACTTACCTTGCGGTCTTGATGATATGCAAAGAGTAAAATCTTTGAAAGAAAATCTCAATAGGGCCATTTTTGGTCAAGAGCAAGCGATAGAGTTTCTCGTTAATTCTATTAAAATTGCTAAATCTGGTCTGAGAAGTTACAATAAACCCTTGGCAAAGTATCTTTTTGCAGGGCCAACTGGTGTAGGTAAGACTGAGCTTGCGAAGCAGCTAGCACAAAATATGGGTATGAACCTTATTCGGTTTGATATGTCTGAGTATATGGAACCTCACACAATATCTAGAATGATTGGTTCCCCTCCTGGATATGTGGGTTACGACCAAGGTGGATTGCTTACAGAATCTGTATCTAATAATCAATATAGCGTAGTACTTCTTGATGAAATTGAGAAAGCTCATAGTGATATTTATAATATATTACTACAAATCATGGATTATGGTTGTGTTACAGACACTTACGGACGTAAGGTTAATTTTTCCAATACGATTTTAATTATGACAACCAATGCAGGGGCATTTGAACGTAACAAAAGTTCTATTGGCTTTGGGTATAAAAACTTTAACATCAGTGACAGCGAAAAAGCAATGGAACGGGTTTTTAGCCCCGAATTTCGTAATCGTCTTGATGCAGTCATTTCCTTTTCTGATTTGGATGCGGATGTCATTTTGCACATTGTGGATAAATTTATTCAGGAATTAAAAAAACAACTTGTGCAAAAGGGTATAAGCTGCTCAGTGGAAGAAGAAGTAAAGTCTTATCTTGCGCAAACAGGTTATAGCAAAGAAATGGGAGCACGCCCAATAGAGAGGCTGATTGAAAAAGAGATAAAAAGTCATTTGGCTGAAGAAATACTGAATCGTCGATTAATTAAAGGAAAGAAATTAAGGATTTATATTGGTAAACACGGAATTGCTTTTGATATAGTTTAAATTCTTGCTTGAGTATTAAATTTGTAGTATAGTCACTATTTTTTAATGAGGCTATAGTGGCAAGTTTAACCAGAAATCAATATTACAGTAATCAAGATTTACGGAATTTATTTTCAAGGCTGGGAATAAAAGCGGAAGAAGTAATAAGCCAGGAGTTTGATGATGTACTTAAGTTAGTTGAGCGGCGCTTTAGAAGAGCTTCATTAAAATGTCACCCTGATAAAGTAGTAGGAGAGAAAGAGAAAAAAATAGCTGAAGAAAAGTTTAAAAAACTTAGTGCAGATAAAGATAAGCTAGAGAAATATCTTAACGACTTAAAAGCAGCTGGCATATCTATAACATTACAGCGAGAAGTGCAGGAAAAACAAAGGAGAATCAATGAGATTCTATTGCG
Proteins encoded:
- a CDS encoding AAA family ATPase; the protein is MISKNLEASLNRALQIASDCKLKYAKVEHLLLALTKDVDVNYVLSRCNIRADEIINIDNIILRNDHGNNTKGFLQDNSELTVNKVEPDVLFQRIIHKAMIRAHRLGRKEINGASILLEILSEQDLYIEELLSKQNAKDSNLIYNISNIKYSGDIEEYVTNRKIKLDKNNDISTVANKGESLKDEEVLQNYCRNLNDCARSKKIDYVIGRDCELNRTIEILLRRRKNNPLYVGEPGVGKTTIVEGLVLKIIEGSVPSALRSSIIYALDLGSLLAGTRYRGDFEERIKSIIKVIEAKPGAILFIDEIHTIIGAGSTSGSFLDAGNLLKPALARGTLRCIGATTYREYSNSFEKDKALARRFQKINVKESSINDTVKILDGIKHYYERYHGVYYTKHAIKSAAELSHKYITGRILPDKAVDVIDEAGAYCKLQKNRRKIINSRDIKSTIARITNLPCGLDDMQRVKSLKENLNRAIFGQEQAIEFLVNSIKIAKSGLRSYNKPLAKYLFAGPTGVGKTELAKQLAQNMGMNLIRFDMSEYMEPHTISRMIGSPPGYVGYDQGGLLTESVSNNQYSVVLLDEIEKAHSDIYNILLQIMDYGCVTDTYGRKVNFSNTILIMTTNAGAFERNKSSIGFGYKNFNISDSEKAMERVFSPEFRNRLDAVISFSDLDADVILHIVDKFIQELKKQLVQKGISCSVEEEVKSYLAQTGYSKEMGARPIERLIEKEIKSHLAEEILNRRLIKGKKLRIYIGKHGIAFDIV